A stretch of Oryza brachyantha chromosome 4, ObraRS2, whole genome shotgun sequence DNA encodes these proteins:
- the LOC121054190 gene encoding UPF0496 protein 3-like, with protein sequence MAGYFDASDEASEICRQLLVNIKNAQSNYLSMDSFLASISDSAASAAIAGADATTSLKSFAARSNPFSAATRSNFRRIHDRHSSILHAIKSSHGKVARKLRLARAVRRSRTGSLLRLQEQLDTAAKGTYVLGRDLDTVSHLVARLSDGIERENAMARCCAERFPVQEMVNQLRRSCSSSRKLAEELEEHVCLCLATIHRARVLVISMQA encoded by the coding sequence ATGGCGGGATACTTCGACGCCAGCGACGAGGCGTCGGAGATCTGCAGGCAGCTGCTGGTGAACATCAAGAACGCCCAAAGCAACTACCTGTCCATGGACAGCTTCCTTGCAAGCATCTCAGacagcgccgcctccgccgccattgccggtGCCGACGCGACGACTTCACTCAAGTCGTTCGCCGCCAGAAGCAACCCATTCAGCGCCGCCACGCGAAGCAACTTCCGGCGCATCCACGACAGGCACTCGTCGATCCTCCACGCCATCAAGTCGAGCCACGGGAAGGTGGCGAGGAAGCTGAGGCTCGCCAGAGCGGTCAGGCGGTCCAGGACCGGGTCGCTGCTGCGGCTGCAGGAGCAGCTCGACACGGCGGCCAAGGGCACGTACGTGCTGGGCAGGGACCTCGACACGGTGAGCCACCTGGTGGCGCGGCTCTCCGACGGCATCGAGCGGGAGAACGCCATGGCGAGGTGCTGCGCGGAGAGGTTCCCGGTGCAGGAGATGGTGAACCAGCTGCGGAGGAGCTGCTCGAGCTCGAGGAAGCTGGCCGAGGAGCTGGAGGAGCACGTGTGCCTGTGCCTCGCCACCATCCATAGGGCTAGAGTTCTTGTGATCTCCATGCAAGCTTAA
- the LOC121054191 gene encoding UPF0496 protein 3-like, protein MAGYFDASDEASEICRQLLVNIKNAQSNYLSMDSFLASISDSAASAAIAGADATTSLKSFAARSNPFSAATRSNFRRIHDRHSSILHAIKSSHGKVARKLRLARAVRRSRTGSLLRLQEQLDTAAKGTYVLGRDLDTVSHLVARLSDGIERENAMARCCAERFPVQEMVNQLRRSCSSSRKLVEELEEHVCLCLATIHRARVLVISMQA, encoded by the coding sequence ATGGCGGGATACTTCGACGCCAGCGACGAGGCGTCGGAGATCTGCAGGCAGCTGCTGGTGAACATCAAGAACGCCCAAAGCAACTACCTGTCCATGGACAGCTTCCTTGCAAGCATCTCGGacagcgccgcctccgccgccattgccggtGCCGACGCGACGACTTCACTCAAGTCGTTCGCCGCCAGAAGCAACCCATTCAGCGCCGCCACGCGAAGCAACTTCCGGCGCATCCACGACAGGCACTCGTCGATCCTCCACGCCATCAAGTCGAGCCACGGGAAGGTGGCGAGGAAGCTGAGGCTCGCCAGAGCGGTCAGGCGGTCCAGGACCGGGTCGCTGCTGCGGCTGCAGGAGCAGCTCGACACGGCGGCCAAGGGCACGTACGTGCTGGGCAGGGACCTCGACACGGTGAGCCACCTGGTGGCGCGGCTCTCCGACGGCATCGAGCGGGAGAACGCCATGGCGAGGTGCTGCGCGGAGAGGTTCCCGGTGCAGGAGATGGTGAACCAGCTGAGGAGGAGCTGCTCGAGCTCGAGGAAGCTGGTCGAGGAGCTGGAGGAGCACGTGTGCCTTTGCCTCGCCACCATCCATAGGGCTCGAGTTCTCGTGATCTCCATGCAAGCTTAA
- the LOC102715754 gene encoding abscisic stress-ripening protein 5-like, with amino-acid sequence MADEYGRSGYGRSGAGDDYEYDRSGNEEYGRNKSGTDDYDRDRRGGYDKPVGDDEYGSGGGGYRKPSAEADDEYDGSSRDDSEKYRKEEKDHKKKERFGEVGALAAGAFAMYERQQVKKDPENAQRHKIEEGVAAAVALGSGGFAFHERHDRKESKQAAKDAEEEQEEEESGRGEGKKKHHFFG; translated from the exons ATGGCTGACGAGTACGGCCGCAGCGGCTACGGCAggtccggcgccggcgacgactaCGAGTACGACAGGTCAGGGAACGAAGAGTACGGCCGCAACAAGTCCGGCACCGACGACTACGACCGCGACCGCAGAGGCGGGTACGACAAgcccgtcggcgacgacgagtacggcagcggcggcggcgggtacaGGAAGCCCAGCGCCGAAGCCGACGACGAGTACGACGGGTCGTCGCGGGACGACTCGGAGAAGTAcaggaaggaggagaaggaccACAAGAAGAAGGAGCGCTTCGGCGAGGTgggcgccctcgccgccggcgccttcGCCATG TACGAGAGGCAGCAGGTGAAGAAGGACCCGGAGAACGCGCAGCGGCACAAGATCGAGgagggcgtggcggcggcggtggccctGGGCAGCGGAGGGTTCGCGTTCCACGAGCGCCACGACAGGAAGGAGTCGAAGCAGGCGGCGAAggacgccgaggaggagcaggaggaggaggagtccGGCCGCGGCGAGGGGAAGAAGAAGCACCACTTCTTCGGCTAG